CTACCTCTACTCCTTCGCCGATTACGAGCGGAAGGACCGCTTCACCTACGACACGCGGACGTGGAACCTGGTCGCTTTCCGTAAATTCCTGGACGAGCTGGGCGCCCCCGACGGGGCGCTTTCCGTCGTCCACGTGGCGGGGACGAACGGGAAAGGGGCGGCGGCGGCGGCCCTGGCGGCCCTTCTAACCGCGGGCGGAAAAAAGACCGGCCTCTACACCTCCCCCCACCTGGCGACCATCCGGGAGCGCGCCCGCGTGGACGGCGCGATGATTTCAGAAACCGACTTCGCCCGCCTCACCGGGAAGCTCAAAAAAGTTCAGGCAAAATCCGGCCACGGCGAAGGCGGCGGCTACCGCACGACTTTCGAGCTACTCACAGCCCTGGCGCTCCTCCACTTCGCCGAGGAAAAGGTGGAGTGGGCCGTGCTCGAGGTGGGCCTCGGGGGGAGGCTGGACGCCACCAACGTCATGGCGCCCACGCTGTGCCTATTCACGCGCATCGCCCTGGACCACGAGGGGGTGCTGGGCGAGGGGCTGGAATCGGTGGCGCGGGAGAAGGCGGGAATTTTAAAAGCCGGCGTCCCGGCGATTAGCGTCCCGCAGGAGGACGTCGTGCGGGGTATATTGGAGGCGCGGGCGGCGGAGGTCGGGACGGAGCTGCGTTTTCTGGGGGAAGACGATTTCGCGGGCCTCGGCTTGGACGGGGACCGCCGGGTGCTCTGGAACTCGAAGCCGCTGGCGCTCAAGGGGGATTTCCAGCGGGGGAATCTCGGTCTGGCGCTGGCGGCGTACCGATTTCTGGCCGGACGCTTCGATTTCCCCGCGGATGAAGATTTACTTTTACGCGGATTGACGGGGCTGCGCTGGCCGGGGCGTTTCGAGGTCGTGGGTGAAAAGCCGACCGTCGTCCTGGACGGCGGTCATAACCCGGCGGCGCTGTCGGCCATCTTTGGCGAGGTGCGGCGGCTGCCGGCGGAGCGCAGATTCCTCGTCTTCGGCGTTTCCGCGAACAAGGATATTCCCGCGATGTGCGCTCTGGCCGGGTCCTTCGACCGCATTTTTTTGACGGAGGCGGACAGCCCCCGGGCGGCGGCGGTGGAGACCCTGGCCGCGCTGCTGCCGGTGGAGAAGACCGTTGCGGTTCCAGGCGGTCCCGTGGAGGCGTTGCAGGCGGCTTTGTCGGAATCACGGCCGGGGGATTTGATTCTGGTCGCGGGATCGCTGTACGTGGCGGGGGAGGTCAAGGCGCGGGCGGCGGAGCTGGGGCTGGACGGGTCGTTGGAGACGTGGGCCGCGCCGTGAGTGCTGCGACGGCGTAGGGGCGGACCTTCAGGTCCGCCCGTTTTTTATAAGGTAGCCCTCACCCTTAATCCCGTCGGCGCGCCGCTCCCACGGGGAGAGGGGGACAGGGTACCGCCGCGTTCTCCACGTTCGCGGCCCCGACCCTCACCCCAGCCCGTCGGCGAGCCGCTCCCTAAAAGGGAGAGGGGACCGCTGCACCCCTCACCCGCGGTTGCGATGACTTAGGGGCCGACCTTCAGGTCGGCCCGTCTTTTATGAGGAAGCCCTCACCCCTAGCCCCGTCGGCGCGCCGCTCCCACGGGGAGAGGGGGACGATGGGCCGCCGTATTTACGTTCCCGGCCTCGACCCTCACCCCAGCCCGTCGGCGAGCCTCTCCCTGGAAGGGAGAGGGGGGCCGTCATGCGAGGATTTTCGGCAAAACGCGGCCCGCCGGCTCGAAGAGCGACACATTGCACCGCTCCGTCAAGAGCGTGGGCTCGATGTTGACCTCGACCACGTACGCCCCGGCGCGGCGCGCCAACACCGGCAGGCTCGCCGCAGGCTGCACCTCACCCGAGGTGCCGACCACGAACATCAGGTCGCACCCCTCGGCGGCCCGGAAGGCGGCCTCGATCACCCGCCCGTCCAGCGCCTCCCCGAACCAGACCACCGACGGGCGCATGAGCGACGCGCAGTCCGGGCACAACGGCAGCGGGTCCGCCTCCCCCTGGGTGACCTTTTCGAGCCAGTGGCGGCTCCGGTCGTCGGTGGTCGGGCAGGAGAGGCATTGCTCGCGCCAGATGTTGCCGTGGAGCTCGAGGAAATTCACGGAACCGGCGAAGGCGTGGAGGCCGTCCACGTTCTGGGTGGCCAGGGTGAGGTGGACCCGCCCGGCGGCTAGGGCGATGGCCCGGTGGCCGTCGTTGGGCTCGACCTCGAGGAGCCTGTTCCGCCGCTCGCGGTACCAGCCCCAGACCAGGGCGGGGTTGCGTTGGAAGGCATCGAGAGTGGCCAGGTCCTGGGCGCGGAAGTTCTTCCACAGGCCGCCCTGGCCGCGGTAGGTGGGGACGCCGGATTCGGCGGACATCCCCGCCCCGGTGAAGACAACGACGCTCGCCGCGTCGGCCACACGCCGCCGGAGGTCCGTAATCACCGCTTCGGTCGCACCCATCTTCCCCCTAACC
This genomic stretch from bacterium harbors:
- a CDS encoding cyanophycin synthetase, with the protein product MGFDEAQAYLYSFADYERKDRFTYDTRTWNLVAFRKFLDELGAPDGALSVVHVAGTNGKGAAAAALAALLTAGGKKTGLYTSPHLATIRERARVDGAMISETDFARLTGKLKKVQAKSGHGEGGGYRTTFELLTALALLHFAEEKVEWAVLEVGLGGRLDATNVMAPTLCLFTRIALDHEGVLGEGLESVAREKAGILKAGVPAISVPQEDVVRGILEARAAEVGTELRFLGEDDFAGLGLDGDRRVLWNSKPLALKGDFQRGNLGLALAAYRFLAGRFDFPADEDLLLRGLTGLRWPGRFEVVGEKPTVVLDGGHNPAALSAIFGEVRRLPAERRFLVFGVSANKDIPAMCALAGSFDRIFLTEADSPRAAAVETLAALLPVEKTVAVPGGPVEALQAALSESRPGDLILVAGSLYVAGEVKARAAELGLDGSLETWAAP
- a CDS encoding NAD-dependent deacylase gives rise to the protein MGATEAVITDLRRRVADAASVVVFTGAGMSAESGVPTYRGQGGLWKNFRAQDLATLDAFQRNPALVWGWYRERRNRLLEVEPNDGHRAIALAAGRVHLTLATQNVDGLHAFAGSVNFLELHGNIWREQCLSCPTTDDRSRHWLEKVTQGEADPLPLCPDCASLMRPSVVWFGEALDGRVIEAAFRAAEGCDLMFVVGTSGEVQPAASLPVLARRAGAYVVEVNIEPTLLTERCNVSLFEPAGRVLPKILA